Proteins encoded within one genomic window of Marasmius oreades isolate 03SP1 chromosome 6, whole genome shotgun sequence:
- a CDS encoding uncharacterized protein (BUSCO:EOG09261RFF), with amino-acid sequence MSLRHLPPRQSDRDIRMHDPPPPPPPQQQQQHIPQPPSATPIVSPTTVSVPTNAPNGAIPPPPPMIQKLNAANEQTWLLIGRVAEQMGDLEHALSAYENALRHNSMSLSGLTQVAGIARIKENYPKAIEFFQRVLSIQEENGEVWSALGHCYLMQDDLQKAYSAYQQALYLLPNPREDPKLWYGIGILYDRYGSLDHAEEAFSSVLRMDKDFDKANEILFRLGIIYKQQGKYEESLQCFDRILRNPPSPLAHADIWFQIGHVYEQQKDHNQAKHAYERVVAENPAHAKVLQQLGWLYHQDGSSFQNQDLAIQYLTKSLEADSSDAQSWYLLGRAYMAGQKYSKAYEAYQQAVYRDGRNPTFWCSIGVLYFQINQFRDALDAYSRAIRINPYISEVWFDLGSLYESCNNQISDAIDAYARASELDPGNTVISGRLQLLKQAQATGGQVPAAPGPQDVHPTAYASSLVPPGLAGPPLLLQPPGQKGLHGPGPVFRADSRGPPGAGGSGIAGGSASANEISLPPPSSSAGVGQAQVNGHGGHGHTRSPPGPFRGGPPPPVIIDEGRHVQTLAPMDVDRPSLSGRHGHSHSRDFDPRDVRDARDPREVREGGLPQRSLLLHTHSPDDREPPPPSSAVRMHTDPFFPRRRPSSRSVSPPSQQGLPPPPPPPHHAPGHHHAHSHSLPPAHHSRGRSPPLPPGPPPPGSFQSQVGRGATHPSPLMGRSPSLNGRSASTAYAEPPPPPPPGASRIPPTPDDGGLWRPHTSQSLHSPRERERVWEREERPRERERGMSLSRPNGDYAIGPGWSPASHREDPLPSPRRERERLWDNPPPPPPPVAHKRNSSPDVQRSRYDPTRHDTNAGVPHHLLRGDFEMERKEREREHREREREREYRMSMAAPIPPPPGHHGSPHPQHPHSSPQHVHPHPSSHMTTPGGFNRGSESPHPASENGAGASVPGPSRRRRNHPNAGPPPPPPPPPTATETPVSEKKERKKRNGGNNKRVRDEDADSVSGSTPAPSSRRKASSPTASGGSGSGSSRPSPTLGSVRGSTPTTLRPPNRHVDDDYDEGVADTLMSLAAGNQNNQSNQNNNGGGGGNGNGSPPRLPHRDSVSSTRSHTGGGGGAMSPDAPAVSLPMPMSMSMKRPLSPELGGGNTPGSDAKRSRIDTGQKRRGGSSPSPSSGSGGRRSPPGATTKGQSKSMRPSPIPFSQQPSSSSHSRSPDYVREGGGGSARSPTGPSLKVLPPHPRPVGMSAPSSASASAPSSATSGEGDLEREREGGGRRGPYALPPIATLPDDPDDRDRDGMQVDSRVSVSPPRAKVAHSERASPKEKGGKE; translated from the exons ATGTCCCTTCGCCATCTGCCCCCTCGTCAGTCTGACAGGGATATCCGCATGCAtgaccctcctcctcctcccccccctcaacaacaacaacaacataTCCCCCAACCACCCTCAGCAACCCCCATAGTCTCTCCCACCACAGTCTCAGTACCCACCAATGCACCCAACGGCGCCATTCCCCCGCCTCCCCCCATGATTCAGAAACTCAACGCCGCCAACGAACAGACCTGGCTCCTGATAG GAAGAGTCGCGGAACAGATGGGTGACTTGGAACACGCATTGTCTGCATATGAGAATGCCCTGCGGCACAATTCAATGTCCCTGTCTGGACTTACGCAAGTCGCAGGTATAGCTCGGATCAAAGAAAATTATCCAAAG GCAATCGAATTCTTCCAGCGTGTCCTCAGTATACAGGAAGAAAACGGCGAAGTTTGGAGTGCACTTG GTCATTGTTACCTAATGCAGGATGACTTGCAGAAAGCGTACTCTGCCTACCAGCAAGCACTCTACCTCCTCCCCAACCCTCGTGAGGATCCCAAGCTTTGGTATGGGATCGGTATCTTATATGACCGTTATGGCTCTCTCGATCACGCAGAGGAAGCCTTTTCGTCAGTTTTGAGAATGGACAAGG ATTTCGACAAGGCCAACGAAATTCTCTTCCGTCTTGGTATCATCTACAAACAACAAGGCAAATACGAAGAGTCACTCCAATGTTTTGATCGTATACTACGCAACCCACCCAGTCCACTCGCCCACGCCGACATCTGGTTCCAAATCGGACATGTGTATGAACAGCAGAAAGAT CACAACCAAGCCAAACATGCGTACGAACGCGTCGTCGCCGAGAACCCGGCACATGCCAAAGTCTTACAGCAGCTCGGATGGCTGTATCATCAAGATGGCTCGTCATTCCAGAATCAAGATTTAGCTATCCAGTACCTTACCAAGAGTCTCGAAGCCG ACTCCTCCGATGCCCAATCCTGGTATTTACTCGGACGCGCTTACATGGCAGGTCAGAAATATAGTAAAGCCTACGAAGCCTACCAACAAGCTGTCTACCGAGACGGTCGGAATCCAACCTTCTGGTGTTCCATCGGCGTTCTTTACTTCCAAATTAACCAATTCCGGGATGCTCTTGACGCCTACTCGAGAGCGATCAGAATCAATCCATACATATCTGAGGTGTGGTTTGACTTGGGATCGCTGTATGAAAGCTGTAACAACCAAATATCGGATGCGATTGATGCGTATGCAAGGGCGTCAGAGCTGGATCCGGGTAACACGGTGATTAGTGGGAGATTACAGCTGTTGAAACAGGCTCAGGCCACGGGCGGACAAGTACCTGCAGCGCCGGGACCGCAAGATGTCCATCCAACAGCTTATGCTAGCTCGCTTGTTCCTCCTGGATTGGCTGGGCCACCGTTACTGTTGCAGCCCCCCGGACAGAAAGGCTTGCATGGTCCAGGGCCAGTGTTCCGAGCGGATTCGAGAGGACCTCCGGGAGCGGGTGGTAGTGGCATTGCTGGTGGGAGTGCATCGGCTAACGAGATTTCGTTACCGCCGCCTTCGTCGTCGGCAGGTGTGGGACAGGCACAGGTGAATGGACATGGAGGACATGGCCATACGAGGTCTCCACCCGGGCCGTTTAGAGGTGGACCACCTCCACCGGTTATCATCGATGAAGGGAGACATGTGCAGACGCTCGCGCCTATGGATGTTGATAGACCTTCTTTGAGCGGGAGACATGGGCATAGTCATAGTCGGGATTTCGACCCGAGGGATGTCAGAGATGCTCGTGATCCGAGGGAGGTTCGGGAGGGAGGGTTACCTCAGAGAAGTTTGTTGTTGCACACCCATTCACCGGATGACAGagagccaccaccaccatcatccgcTGTCAGGATGCATACCGATCCATTCTTCCCGAGGAGACGACCCTCTTCTCGATCAGTTTCTCCGCCTTCTCAACAAGGGCTACCGCCACCACCTCCGCCACCTCATCATGCCCCAGGGCATCATCACGCGCATAGTCATTCACTTCCACCTGCTCATCATTCGAGAGGAAGGTCGCCACCGTTGCCACCGGGTCCTCCCCCTCCAGGGTCGTTCCAGAGTCAAGTTGGGAGAGGAGCGACGCATCCGTCACCTTTGATGGGTCGATCGCCTAGTTTGAATGGACGGTCTGCTTCCACTGCGTATGCCGAACCACCGCCACCGCCACCTCCAGGTGCTTCTAGGATTCCACCTACTCCGGACGATGGGGGTCTTTGGCGACCACATACATCTCAATCTCTTCATTCTCCTCGAGAACGCGAACGAGTTTGGGAGAGGGAGGAACGGccgagggagagggagagaggtaTGTCGTTGTCTAGGCCCAACGGAGATTATGCCATTGGACCTGGATGGTCTCCTGCCAGTCATCGGGAGGACCCCTTACCTTCGCCTCgaagggagagagagaggctTTGGGAtaatccaccaccaccaccgcctccGGTCGCTCACAAACGGAATTCGAGTCCTGATGTGCAAAGGAGTAGGTATGACCCGACGAGACACGATACGAATGCAGGTGTTCCGCATCATCTTTTGAGGGGAGATTttgagatggagaggaaggagagagaaagagaacacagggagagggagagggagagagagtaCCGAATGAGTATGGCTGCACCTATTCCCCCCCCACCTGGGCATCATGGCTCGCCGCATCCACAACACCCACATTCGTCTCCTCAACATGTTCATCCGCACCCTTCGTCGCATATGACGACACCGGGTGGGTTTAACCGAGGTTCTGAGAGCCCTCATCCTGCGTCTGAAAATGGAGCGGGAGCGTCGGTTCCTGGTCCTTCAAGACGTCGGCGGAACCACCCGAATGCTGGACccccgccgccgccgccaccaccaccaactgCAACTGAAACGCCTGTATCAGAGAAGAAGGAACGCAAGAAACGGAATGGTGGAAATAACAAGCGTGTAAGGGACGAAGACGCCGATTCTGTGTCCGGTAGTACGCCCGCGCCATCTTCTCGTCGCAAAGCCTCTTCGCCCACTGCATCTGGTGGATCTGGGTCAGGATCGTCTAGGCCTTCACCGACATTGGGATCTGTGAGGGGAAGTACACCCACTACATTGAGGCCTCCGAACCGACATGTGGATGATGATTATGATGAAGGTGTGGCTGATACGTTGATGTCGCTTGCTGCTGGGAACCAGAATAACCAAAGTAATCAGAACAATAATGGTGGGGGCGGTGGGAACGGGAATGGATCGCCTCCGAGGTTGCCTCACCGGGATTCTGTCTCTTCGACGCGATCGCATActggtggcggtggtggtgcaaTGTCGCCTGATGCTCCAGCAGTTTCTTTACCGATGCCTATGTCTATGTCTATGAAACGACCGTTGTCGCCTGAACTTGGTGGTGGGAATACACCGGGTTCGGATGCGAAGAGGAGTAGGATTGATACGGGTCAGAAGAGGAGGGGAGGGTCTTCGCCTTCGCCGTCTTCTGGATCTGGAGGGAGACGATCACCACCTGGTGCGACGACGAAAGGACAGAGTAAGAGTATGAGGCCTAGTCCGATACCATTCAGTCAGCAGCCTAGCTCGAGTTCACATTCGAGGTCGCCGGATTACGTTcgggagggaggaggaggatcagCGAGAAGTCCAACTGGGCCTTCGTTGAAGGTGTTGCCGCCTCATCCGAGACCTGTTGGGATGAGTGCGCCTTCGTCTGCGTCTGCGTCTGCGCCAAGCAGTGCTACATCTGGGGAAGGTGATTtggagagggaaagagagggAGGTGGGAGGAGAGGACCGTATGCGCTTCCGCCGATTGCTACGTTGCCTGATGATCCTGATGACAGGGATAGGGATGGGATGCAGGTTGATTCGAGGGTGTCTGTTAGTCCACCGAGGGCTAAGGTTGCGCATTCGGAGAGGGCAAGTCCAAAGGAGAAGGGGGGCAAGGAGTGA